From the Hevea brasiliensis isolate MT/VB/25A 57/8 chromosome 13, ASM3005281v1, whole genome shotgun sequence genome, the window TCAAACCTCCCCTCTCCAAGTCTCGCCCTTGGCAATGCGGCCCCCCAACCCCGATTTGCCTCCACAACAAACCCCTCCACCACCTCCCACAGCCACTTATAAGAGAAAAATCAGGTCGAAATTCACCCGACCCGTGGCTTCTGCACCTCCTCTCACAAAACGCAAAGAACCACCTACCACTCCATTAtcagagcctccacccaaaaaccccaaaacttTAGCCTCCAAACGACATGGGGCTGGCATTTCTACCTCTACCCCACAAaccaaatcaccctcttccagcaaaaagcaacCTTCAGCAGCAACACAGGTATCTAAACTACCTTGGCCCCTTCCTGATGCAGCTCACAAGGCCAcctttaagagacttaaggaCAGGAAGGTGCAACCCACAAGGTACATTTCTGCGGATGCCCTCCAATCAGTTGGTTTATTTAATAATGTTGTTGCCTACCTTGATGGTttaggttggatggaatttgtgcataaacaaGAAGTAGTTTATCCAGCTCTAGTTTtagaatttatttcctcattttctgctaCTCTGAAATTGCATGAGATAGACTACAAACCAACTATGAAGTTTaggtgtttggggcaaaatagagagttatcattagaccaatttcatagcatttttgggtttgcaattgatggactatttagggtaccatatacaggggtaaaggtagcaaacaaaggtgtttggaatgctgctcagttttggaggattatcacaaaccaacctcaaagtTTTTCTGCTGGCAGATCCAAGACCTCTCAACtactagaccctgcacttagatttatccataggcttattgctagcattatcttgggcagagggactagttctggtgctgttggaAAATCTGAATTGTTCATGTTATagtgtgcttttcacaaagtcaaggtttctcctggttccttcttttgtgagcatgtattacatattgctaccaaatcca encodes:
- the LOC131172183 gene encoding proline-rich receptor-like protein kinase PERK2, translating into MESPPHSPQTSPLQVSPLAMRPPNPDLPPQQTPPPPPTATYKRKIRSKFTRPVASAPPLTKRKEPPTTPLSEPPPKNPKTLASKRHGAGISTSTPQTKSPSSSKKQPSAATQVSKLPWPLPDAAHKATFKRLKDRKVGWNLCINKK